A single genomic interval of Daucus carota subsp. sativus chromosome 1, DH1 v3.0, whole genome shotgun sequence harbors:
- the LOC108205745 gene encoding uncharacterized protein LOC108205745 isoform X2, translated as MGGGREVEVVNSKGCSRLLVNSISPSVRLVGVQMSHDSASVSTSSTHPHAPFSGLVICVTGLSKVRLDESLYGVKNVGENGILRDDSNGLSRYANTENYCIPVGMLEHFKQSDTINQLDVRSTVRDSNRSMDLILSGSSLFIDTDVPAELQNKIAEAATLQGAKLVNHWIGGGRNASHVVCEGTSVGKYIGHSDNLVTPLWVLKTAKEKRVPRLVHISVDLARQLGTILENVQSGLAVEERNKDTCSSDALKSGTKVSHEARQNMANLAKSGVRKRRVRRMQRCQTPIRPITPNRLLESVCWSVSEPTCAAAIYTESSGFENAGQDHASVFYNANVDEKESIASFVNFTRKLTESEKGAVIFKNHFLTILFPVDRFAEMGPCSRSFFSDSGFTCLQVLDYIYAFYQENMSKEEVELAIHTDSVHADRLRSMYSSKETAEHGYMEFKRIDFLGSRKSFEMLKRVPGDDNSNVYELLIKA; from the exons ATGGGCGGTGGGAGAGAAGTTGAGGTGGTTAATAGTAAAGGGTGTTCAAGACTACTTGTGAATTCAATTTCTCCTTCAGTGAGATTGGTTGGTGTTCAAATGTCTCATGATTCTGCTTCTGTTTCAACTTCTTCTACTCACCCACATGCCCCTTTTTCTGGTCTTGTCATTTGTGTTACTGGTCTTTCTAAAG TGCGGTTGGATGAATCTCTTTATGGTGTTAAAAATGTTGGGGAGAATGGGATACTTAGAGATGATTCAAATGGGCTTTCTCGTTATGCCAACACAGAAAATTACTGTATTCCTGTAGGTATGCTTGAACACTTTAAGCAGTCTGACACAATCAATCAACTAGATGTGCGATCTACAGTGAGAGACTCGAACAGAAGTATGGATTTGATTCTTTCTGGTTCCTCTTTGTTTATTGACACAGATGTTCCTGCTGAACTGCAAAATAAG ATTGCTGAGGCTGCTACTTTGCAAGGTGCTAAACTAGTTAATCACTGGATCGGCGGTGGTCGCAATGCCAGCCATGTAGTGTGTGAAGGGACATCAGTTGGAAAATATATTGGCCACTCAGATAATCTTGTTACA CCATTGTGGGTTTTGAAAACAGCCAAGGAAAAACGAGTCCCGAGATTAGTTCACATATCTGTTGATTTGGCTCGGCAGCTTGGAACTATACTTGAAAATGTTCAAAGTGGCTTAGCAGTAGAG GAAAGGAACAAAGATACTTGCTCCTCTGATGCTCTAAAATCTGGTACTAAAGTCAGCCATGAAGCACGTCAAAATATGGCAAACCTGGCTAAAAGTGGGGTTAGAAAACGTCGGGTTCGCCGTATGCAG AGATGCCAGACCCCAATACGCCCAATAACACCAAATAGGCTTTTGGAATCAGTCTGCTGGTCAGTATCGGAACCAACCTGTGCTGCTGCTATTTACACGGAATCTTCCGGCTTTGAGAACGCTGGTCAAGATCATGCATCTGTTTTCTATAATGCAAATGTGGATGAAAAGGAATCAATTGCATCATTTGTGAACTTCACTAGAAAACTTACTGAAAG TGAAAAAGGTGCAGTGATATTTAAAAACCATTTCCTTACAATACTCTTTCCAGTAGATCGATTTGCTGAGATGGGACCTTGTTCAAGGTCATTTTTTAGCGACAGCGGTTTCACTTGTTTGCAGGTGTTAGATTACATATATGCCTTCTACCAG GAAAACATGTCGAAGGAGGAAGTAGAGTTGGCAATTCACACTGATTCAGTGCATGCTGATCGGCTTCGATCAATGTACTCCAGTAAAGAAACAGCAGAGCATGGATACATGGAGTTTAAGCGCATTGATTTCCTGGGGAGTCGGAAGAGTTTTGAAATGTTAAAACGTGTTCCTGGAGATGACAACAGCAATGTCTATGAATTACTAATAAAAGCATAA
- the LOC108205745 gene encoding uncharacterized protein LOC108205745 isoform X1: MGGGREVEVVNSKGCSRLLVNSISPSVRLVGVQMSHDSASVSTSSTHPHAPFSGLVICVTGLSKDGRKQVMDVTRRLGGKYSSDLHPKCTHLIVQSCHGLKYEHALKYGSKNGLFIVTLGWFMDSVRRNVRLDESLYGVKNVGENGILRDDSNGLSRYANTENYCIPVGMLEHFKQSDTINQLDVRSTVRDSNRSMDLILSGSSLFIDTDVPAELQNKIAEAATLQGAKLVNHWIGGGRNASHVVCEGTSVGKYIGHSDNLVTPLWVLKTAKEKRVPRLVHISVDLARQLGTILENVQSGLAVEERNKDTCSSDALKSGTKVSHEARQNMANLAKSGVRKRRVRRMQRCQTPIRPITPNRLLESVCWSVSEPTCAAAIYTESSGFENAGQDHASVFYNANVDEKESIASFVNFTRKLTESEKGAVIFKNHFLTILFPVDRFAEMGPCSRSFFSDSGFTCLQVLDYIYAFYQENMSKEEVELAIHTDSVHADRLRSMYSSKETAEHGYMEFKRIDFLGSRKSFEMLKRVPGDDNSNVYELLIKA, translated from the exons ATGGGCGGTGGGAGAGAAGTTGAGGTGGTTAATAGTAAAGGGTGTTCAAGACTACTTGTGAATTCAATTTCTCCTTCAGTGAGATTGGTTGGTGTTCAAATGTCTCATGATTCTGCTTCTGTTTCAACTTCTTCTACTCACCCACATGCCCCTTTTTCTGGTCTTGTCATTTGTGTTACTGGTCTTTCTAAAG ATGGAAGGAAACAAGTGATGGATGTGACTAGGAGATTGGGTGGCAAATATAGTTCGGATTTGCATCCTAAATGTACCCATTTGATAGTTCAGA GCTGTCATGGACTTAAATACGAGCATGCCCTCAAATATGGATCAAAAAACGGTCTCTTCATTGTAACACTAGGATGGTTTATGGATAGTGTCAGAAGAAATG TGCGGTTGGATGAATCTCTTTATGGTGTTAAAAATGTTGGGGAGAATGGGATACTTAGAGATGATTCAAATGGGCTTTCTCGTTATGCCAACACAGAAAATTACTGTATTCCTGTAGGTATGCTTGAACACTTTAAGCAGTCTGACACAATCAATCAACTAGATGTGCGATCTACAGTGAGAGACTCGAACAGAAGTATGGATTTGATTCTTTCTGGTTCCTCTTTGTTTATTGACACAGATGTTCCTGCTGAACTGCAAAATAAG ATTGCTGAGGCTGCTACTTTGCAAGGTGCTAAACTAGTTAATCACTGGATCGGCGGTGGTCGCAATGCCAGCCATGTAGTGTGTGAAGGGACATCAGTTGGAAAATATATTGGCCACTCAGATAATCTTGTTACA CCATTGTGGGTTTTGAAAACAGCCAAGGAAAAACGAGTCCCGAGATTAGTTCACATATCTGTTGATTTGGCTCGGCAGCTTGGAACTATACTTGAAAATGTTCAAAGTGGCTTAGCAGTAGAG GAAAGGAACAAAGATACTTGCTCCTCTGATGCTCTAAAATCTGGTACTAAAGTCAGCCATGAAGCACGTCAAAATATGGCAAACCTGGCTAAAAGTGGGGTTAGAAAACGTCGGGTTCGCCGTATGCAG AGATGCCAGACCCCAATACGCCCAATAACACCAAATAGGCTTTTGGAATCAGTCTGCTGGTCAGTATCGGAACCAACCTGTGCTGCTGCTATTTACACGGAATCTTCCGGCTTTGAGAACGCTGGTCAAGATCATGCATCTGTTTTCTATAATGCAAATGTGGATGAAAAGGAATCAATTGCATCATTTGTGAACTTCACTAGAAAACTTACTGAAAG TGAAAAAGGTGCAGTGATATTTAAAAACCATTTCCTTACAATACTCTTTCCAGTAGATCGATTTGCTGAGATGGGACCTTGTTCAAGGTCATTTTTTAGCGACAGCGGTTTCACTTGTTTGCAGGTGTTAGATTACATATATGCCTTCTACCAG GAAAACATGTCGAAGGAGGAAGTAGAGTTGGCAATTCACACTGATTCAGTGCATGCTGATCGGCTTCGATCAATGTACTCCAGTAAAGAAACAGCAGAGCATGGATACATGGAGTTTAAGCGCATTGATTTCCTGGGGAGTCGGAAGAGTTTTGAAATGTTAAAACGTGTTCCTGGAGATGACAACAGCAATGTCTATGAATTACTAATAAAAGCATAA
- the LOC108197988 gene encoding 3beta-hydroxysteroid-dehydrogenase/decarboxylase, whose amino-acid sequence MSAPERWCVVIGGRGFAARHLVEMLIRYDMYSVRIADLAPSIKLDPYEEKGILADALHRGRVQYVSTDLCDKAQVLEVCHGAEVVFHMAAADSSIDNYQLHQPVNVQGTVNIIEACVEHKVKRLIYTSSPSVVFDGVNGIYNGDESLPYPTKHNDSYSATKADGEALILKSNGVNGLLTCCIRPSSIFGPGDKLLVPAIVNAARAGKARFIIGDGKNMYDFTYVENVAHAHICAERALASGDKDAERASGQAYFITNMEPIKFWDFVSLILTGLGYKRPRYRIPVRILMPFAHMMAGVYTAFAQYGMKAPHFTPSRVRLLSCNRTYNCAKAADRLGYTPVVPLEEGINRTINSFSHLKAELHRKEGPSKASVYLGRGRVADILLWKNKKQTLATLLALFVFYLNFIAPRYTIITAVCKILSWAAIFLFIHGRIPKKLSKYTVEKIPESNFHLSDDWPHRAASAMASYWNSGVNNLKSLCCGNDWSLCLKMVIYLLVLRFLASTSPLSLFGKALPFAFVAFFLYELYEEEIDSLFVHCFSFVYMVKPDNLQKLSPIKVGKSE is encoded by the exons ATGTCTGCGCCAGAGAGATGGTGTGTAGTGATAGGGGGGAGGGGGTTTGCTGCGCGGCATTTGGTGGAAATGCTCATCCGTTATGATATGTATTCAGTTCGTATTGCGGATTTGGCACCTTCTATCAAGCTAGATCCCTACGAGGAGAAGGGAATCCTTGCTGATGCTCTTCATAGAGGACGTGTTCAGTATGTATCTACTGATCTTTGTGACAAAGCCCAAGTATTGGAAG TTTGCCACGGAGCTGAGGTTGTTTTCCACATGGCCGCTGCAGATTCATCCATTGATAACTACCAGCTCCATCAGCCAGTGAATGTGCAAG GCACTGTGAATATAATTGAGGCTTGTGTGGAGCATAAAGTCAAAAGATTAATTTACACTAGCTCTCCTAGTGTGGTGTTTGATGGAGTAAACGGAATTTATAATGGTGATGAATCACTTCCCTATCCTACTAAG CACAATGATTCATATTCTGCAACTAAAGCTGATGGAGAGGCACTAATCCTCAAATCCAATGGTGTTAATGGGCTTCTTACATGCTGCATTCGTCCTAGCAGCATTTTTGGTCCTGGCGACAAAttacttgttccagctattgttAATGCTGCAAGGGCGGGAAAGGCCAGG TTCATCATTGGCGATGGTAAGAACATGTATGATTTTACCTATGTTGAAAATGTCGCACACGCTCATATATGTGCTGAAAGAGCTCTAGCATCTGGGGATAAGGATGCAGAGAGAGCTTCAGGCCAG GCATACTTTATTACCAATATGGAGCCGATCAAGTTTTGGGATTTTGTCTCTCTTATTCTTACTGGTCTTGGCTATAAAAG GCCACGCTATAGAATTCCTGTCCGCATTCTGATGCCATTTGCGCATATGATGGCGGGAGTATATACTGCTTTTGCCCAGTATGGGATGAAGGCTCCTCATTTTACACCTTCAAGAGTGAGACTCCTCTCTTGTAATCGGACATATAATTGCGCAAAAGCAGCTGACAGACTTGGCTACACACCAGTCGTTCCACTTGAG gaAGGTATCAACAGGACAATAAACTCATTCTCGCACCTGAAGGCTGAATTGCATCGAAAAGAAGGTCCATCTAAAGCTTCAGTATATCTTGGAAGAGGAAGGG TTGCTGACATACTTCTTTGGAAGAATAAAAAGCAAACGCTTGCCACATTGTTGGCGCTGTTTGTCTTTTACCTAAATTTCATAGCACCGCGCTATACCATAATCACTGCAGTTTGCAAAATACTATCATGGGCAGCAATCTTCCTGTTCATCCATGGAAGAATACCGAAGAAACT ATCAAAATATACAGTTGAGAAAATTCCCGAGTCCAATTTCCATTTGTCAGACGATTGGCCACATAGAGCTGCTTCAGCAATGGCTTCATACTGGAATTCGGgagttaataatttaaaatcccttTGCTGTGGAAATGATTGGAGCCTGTGTCTGAAG ATGGTAATCTATCTATTAGTTCTGCGCTTCCTTGCATCCACATCACCGCTCAGTCTGTTCGGAAAAG CACTTCCTTTTGCGTTTGTTGCATTCTTTCTGTACGAATTATATGAAGAAGAAATCGATAGTTTGTTCGTACACTGCTTCTCTTTTGTGTACATGGTAAAGCCGGACAATTTGCAGAAGCTGAGTCCGATCAAAGTTGGCAAAAGTGAGTAA
- the LOC108213287 gene encoding uncharacterized protein LOC108213287 — MKKTSTPSSYFCALDDDDDDFENPICSQASFKKPISRKPLKPSNSQSFKPLNRPGKPKGLKRDKDTIFNASDQEKIGPVEIESQLVDDYSCEVSLDLDCVDSSICCSHVDRVSGSSEVGVEDVVEEMKLKAKGGVFMDDSNSIEARLLKSRGNCAPSVCENDGGSGEVGLEDECELDLLLNLCSEGDELVDGRSVDDFSESLIRCPLCDVNISGLSDELRQAHTNECLDKCLDKGDAACQPVFPNDNPGHQCPGQVLNSSPARSPQKPVDVSPVSEWLRSLGLSKYEEIFVREEIDWDSLQWLTEEDLINIGVTALGPRKKIIHALCALRKENNNAVDTDTRNSKTVADDSSKIAANKLITDFFPGFGGQKINKNSTPGGRIEVEKSRPNTRKTRSAVKNNSRKEKLRDIPVWCCIPETPFRVDAFKYLRRDCSHWFLTHFHLDHYQGLTRSFCHGKIYCSSITAKLVNMKIGISWDNIHILPLNQKISIAGIDVTCFDANHCPGSIIILFEPPSGKAVLHTGDFRFDEEMTKIPALQNCRVERLILDTTYCDPQYDFPKQEAVIQFVIEAIQAEAFNPKTLFLIGSYTIGKERLYVEVARVLRKKVFINAAKLRILECLGIPNEDMQWFTTNEQESHIHIVPMWTLASFKRLKHISNQYMARYSLIVAFSPTGWTFGKGKKKSPGRRWQKGTVVRYEVPYSEHSSFTELQEFVKFISPANIIPSVNNHGQESSDNMISLLTS; from the exons ATGAAGAAAACATCAACCCCATCTTCTTATTTTTGTGCtttagatgatgatgatgatgattttgaaaacCCCATTTGTAGTCAAGCCTCCTTTAAAAAACCCATTTCAAGAAAACCCCTAAAACCCTCCAATTCTCAATCTTTTAAGCCTCTCAATCGGCCCGGAAAGCCGAAAGGCCTGAAGCGTGATAAAGATACAATCTTTAATGCTTCTGATCAAGAAAAGATTGGTCCAGTGGAGATTGAATCTCAGTTAGTGGATGATTATAGTTGTGAGgtgagtttggatttggattgtgTTGATTCGAGTATTTGTTGTAGTCATGTGGATCGTGTTTCGGGTTCGAGTGAAGTTGGGGTTGAGGATGTTGTGGAGGAAATGAAATTGAAGGCAAAAGGCGGTGTTTTTATGGATGATTCGAATTCGATTGAGGCAAGGTTGTTGAAGTCTAGGGGGAATTGCGCGCCAAGTGTTTGTGAAAATGACGGGGGATCTGGGGAGGTTGGATTGGAGGATGAATGTGAGCTTGATTTGTTGCTTAATTTGTGTTCAGAAGGTGATGAGTTGGTTGATGGAAGAAGTGTAGATGATTTTAGTGAGAGTTTGATTAGGTGTCCACTTTGTGATGTTAATATTTCGGGTTTGAGTGATGAGTTAAGGCAGGCTCACACGAATGAATGCCTTGACAAATGCCTTGACAAAGGGGATGCTGCGTGTCAG CCGGTCTTTCCAAATGATAACCCAGGGCATCAGTGTCCTGGGCAAGTTCTTAATAGTTCACCAGCCCGATCTCCACAAAAACCTGTAGATGTCTCTCCAGTTTCGGAATGGTTACGCAGTCTGGGATTGTCCAAATATGAAGAAATTTTTGTCAGAGAGGAAATTGACTGGGACAGTCTACAATGGCTGACAGAGGAG GATCTAATTAACATAGGTGTTACTGCACTTGGCCCAAGGAAAAAGATTATCCATGCTCTTTGTGCTCTTAGAAAGGAAAACAACAATGCAGTAGATACAGACACAAGAAACTCCAAAACTGTAGCTGATGATAGCAGTAAAATAGCTGCAAACAAATTGATCACAGATTTCTTTCCAGGCTTTGGTGgtcagaaaataaataaaaacagtaCTCCTGGTGGGAGGATTGAAGTGGAAAAGAGTCGTCCAAACACTAGAAAGACACGTTCTGCTGtgaaaaataattcaagaaaagaaaaactcaGGGATATCCCTGTGTGGTGCTGCATACCAGAGACGCCATTTCGAGTG GATGCATTTAAATATCTAAGAAGAGATTGCTCACACTGGTTTCTTACCCACTTTCACTTAGATC ATTACCAAGGCCTTACAAGGTCATTCTGTCACGGGAAGATCTATTGCTCCTCGATTACAGCAAAACttgtaaatatgaaaattggTATCTCTTGGGATAATATACATATTCTACCCCTTAACCAGAAGATTAGCATTGCTGGAATTGATGTGACGTGCTTTGATGCAAACCACTGTCCAGGTTCCATCATAATACTGTTTGAACCTCCCAGTGGTAAG GCTGTTTTACACACCGGAGATTTCCGTTTTGACGAGGAAATGACCAAGATTCCTGCTCTGCAGAACTGTCGTGTTGAAAGGCTTATTCTAGATACAACGTATTGTGATCCCCAG TATGACTTTCCAAAGCAGGAGGCAGTCATCCAATTTGTTATCGAGGCTATACAAGCTGAAGCTTTCAATCCAAAAACTCTATTTTTGATTGGTAGCTATACAATTG gaaaagaaagattatatgtAGAGGTAGCTCGTGTTCTACGCAAGAAAGTCTTTATTAATGCTGCAAAGCTGCGTATTTTGGAATGTTTAGGGATTCCCAATGAAGATATGCAGTGGTTCACAACTAATGAACAGGAGAGCCACATTCATATTGTGCCTATGTGGACACTAGCAAGCTTTAAAAGACTGAAACATATATCTAATCAGTATATG GCTCGATACAGTCTTATAGTTGCTTTCTCTCCAACTGGCTGGACATTTGGTAAAGGAAAGAAAAAGTCTCCTGGACGAAGGTGGCAAAAGGGTACCGTTGTGAG GTATGAAGTACCGTACAGTGAGCATAGTAGCTTCACAGAGCTGCAAGAGTTTGTTAAATTCATATCTCCGGCAAATATTATCCCCAGTGTAAACAATCATGGACAAGAGTCATCAGATAACATGATCTCTCTGCTAACCTCTTGA
- the LOC108204447 gene encoding 3-ketoacyl-CoA synthase 10, translated as MQRVMAGEQEFLSTEIVNRGIEALGPDAGSMTFSVRVRRRLPDFLQSVKLKYVKLGYHYLINHGIYLATLPALVVLFGAEVGSLGREEIWDKIWNVTALYDLATVLAFFGVLVFTISVYFMSRPRPIYLLDFACYKPDDELKVSKHQFIELARSSGKFDESGIEFQEKILRSSGIGDETYIPKALMAGEKCSTMKEGRAEASMMIFGALDELFEKTRLRPKDIGVLVVNCSIFNPTPSLSAMVINHYKMRGNILSFNLGGMGCSAGIIALDLARDMLQANPNNYAVVVSTEMVGYNWYPGKDRSMLIPNCFFRMGCSAVLLSNRRRDFARAKYRLEHIVRTHKGADDRSFRSVYQEEDDQRCKGLRISKDIVEIGAEAIKTNITTLGPLVLPFSEQLLFFTTLLRKYLFGGGSGTKSQSSKPYIPDYKLAFEHFCMHAASKVVLDELQRNLELSEKNMEPSRMTLERFGNVSSSSIWYELAYLEANERVRRGDRIWQLAYGSGFKCNSAVWKSMRRVRKPLRNPWL; from the exons ATGCAGAGGGTCATGGCAGGGGAACAGGAGTTTTTGTCGACGGAAATTGTGAACCGGGGGATAGAGGCATTAGGACCGGATGCTGGATCCATGACATTCTCTGTTAGAGTCCGGAGACGCTTACCGGACTTTTTGCAGTCTGTTAAGCTTAAGTACGTGAAATTAGGGTACCATTATTTGATAAATCATGGGATTTATTTAGCCACATTGCCTGCACTTGTGGTTTTGTTTGGAGCTGAGGTTGGGAGCCTCGGCAGGGAAGAAATTTGGGACAAGATTTGGAATGTCACGGCCTTATATGATCTCGCAACTGTTCTGGCTTTCTTCGGTGTCCTGGTTTTCACAATCTCTGTTTACTTCATGTCGCGGCCTAGGCCTATTTATCTTCTTGATTTCGCGTGTTACAAGCCTGATGATGAGCTCAAG GTCTCGAAGCATCAGTTCATTGAGCTAGCGCGGAGCTCAGGGAAATTTGATGAATCAGGCATTGAGTTCCAGGAAAAGATCCTGAGATCATCAGGGATTGGAGACGAGACTTATATACCGAAAGCCTTAATGGCTGGAGAGAAATGTAGTACCATGAAAGAAGGCAGAGCAGAGGCCTCAATGATGATTTTTGGAGCCCTGGATGAGCTCTTTGAAAAGACGCGGTTAAGGCCTAAGGACATTGGAGTCCTGGTGGTGAACTGCAGCATTTTTAACCCGACGCCATCGCTCTCTGCCATGGTTATTAATCACTACAAGATGAGGGGGAACATCCTGAGCTTCAATCTTGGAGGGATGGGCTGTAGTGCTGGGATCATCGCGTTGGACTTGGCCCGAGACATGTTACAGGCCAATCCTAATAACTACGCGGTGGTGGTGAGTACTGAGATGGTAGGCTACAATTGGTACCCTGGAAAAGACCGGTCCATGCTCATTCCTAATTGCTTCTTCAGAATGGGGTGCTCTGCTGTGCTCCTGTCAAATCGTCGTCGTGACTTTGCAAGGGCAAAGTATAGGCTTGAGCACATTGTGCGCACTCACAAAGGTGCAGATGATCGCAGCTTCAG GAGTGTTTATCAGGAAGAAGACGATCAGCGCTGTAAGGGGCTAAGAATCAGCAAAGATATCGTGGAGATAGGGGCTGAGGCCATCAAGACGAACATCACAACTCTTGGCCCCCTGGTGCTGCCCTTCTCAGAGCAGCTTCTTTTCTTCACGACACTGCTGAGAAAGTACTTATTTGGAGGGGGCTCAGGGACCAAGTCCCAGTCCTCCAAGCCTTATATTCCGGACTACAAGCTAGCCTTTGAGCACTTCTGCATGCACGCAGCAAGCAAGGTGGTTCTGGATGAGCTCCAGAGAAACCTCGAGCTCAGTGAGAAGAACATGGAACCCTCAAGGATGACATTGGAGCGGTTTGGAAACGTCTCCAGCAGCAGCATTTGGTATGAACTGGCTTACTTGGAAGCGAATGAGCGCGTCAGAAGGGGCGACAGGATCTGGCAGCTCGCGTATGGATCAGGGTTTAAATGTAACAGTGCTGTCTGGAAATCAATGCGCCGCGTGAGGAAGCCTTTAAGGAATCCTTGGCTTTGA
- the LOC108204448 gene encoding uncharacterized protein LOC108204448, which produces MRGRSSKQGSPKSEVKTDKHLPKNTQEPHLSGAYIRNLVKQLTSSRGKDTMNQKEHLSSSLVPDGLDGVASQHQNLGESQETQSPQPPQHKKQVRRRLHTTRPYQEKFLNMAEARREIVTALKLHRASMKQANENHSQPTYQNRSEPLQTSPPPQLKSKSRRNSRIYASSSNNFSNNLGSPSGQSFPSQPARTSYSWPICSSAPPPIPENFNLMLPNQPLGLNLNLQDFNDLDTTIFQNSYIPSYYSPSSPSTSSSPPLLVTKEETPYTGFSQDLSVADPSIIHEGDLGLHHAMDDEEMAEIRSVGEQYQIEWDDTMDLVTSAWWFKFFNNMEIEPNGFPSFDEGMELPPWLNANDNCFAQIDEHDSGHYHQDPMLPQMDIGEIEGMDGEWLG; this is translated from the exons ATGAGAGGAAGATCTTCAAAACAAGGTAGTCCAAAAAGCGAAGTGAAAACAGATAAACATCTCCCTAAAAACACACAAGAGCCTCACCTCTCAGGAGCTTACATCCGTAACCTTGTCAAACAGTTAACTTCGTCCCGAGGAAAAGATACCATGAATCAAAAAGAGCACCTAAGTTCATCTCTGGTGCCTGATGGACTTGATGGAGTTGCTAGCCAACATCAAAATTTAGGAGAATCCCAAGAAACACAATCACCTCAACCACCACAACACAAAAAACAAGTTAGGAGACGTCTTCACACCACTAGGCCCTATCAAGAAAAGTTCCTCAATATGGCTGAGGCAAGACGAGAAATTGTCACTGCACTCAAGCTTCATAGAGCCTCTATGAAACAGGCTAATGAAAATCACTCACAACCAACTTATCAAAATCGGTCGGAACCATTGCAAACCTCCCCTccaccccaattaaaatccaaatcaagaagaaattcTAGAATTTATGCCTCTAGCAGTAATAATTTCTCAAATAATTTAGGCAGCCCCTCTGGCCAATCTTTCCCTTCTCAACCTGCTCGAACTTCTTACTCATGGCCTATTTGCAGTTCTGCTCCACCTCCTATTCCGGAGAACTTCAACCTCATGCTGCCTAACCAACCCTTGGGCTTAAATCTGAACCTACAAGATTTTAACGATTTAGACACCACTATTTTCCAAAACAGCTACATCCCTTCATACTATTCACCCTCATCCCCATCAACTTCTAGTTCACCCCCTCTTTTAGTGACCAAAGAAGAAACCCCATACACAGGgttttcacaagatctttctgtgGCAGATCCTAGCATCATCCATGAAGGGGACCTAGGCCTCCATCACGCCATGGACGATGAGGAAATGGCTGAGATCAGATCAGTAGGAGAGCAGTATCAAATTGAATGGGATGATACCATGGATTTGGTCACCTCGGCATGGTGGTTTAAATTTTTCAATAACATGGAAATTGAGCCAAATGGGTTTCCATCCTTCGATGAAGGCATGGAACTCCCACCTTGGTTGAATGCAAATGACAATTGCTTTGCACAGATAGATGAACATGACTCTGGTCACTATCATCAAGATCCTATGTTGCCGCA GATGGACATCGGagaaattgaaggaatggatgGAGAATGGTTAGGTTGA